One genomic segment of Mycolicibacterium chubuense NBB4 includes these proteins:
- a CDS encoding SDR family oxidoreductase, with amino-acid sequence MTRQKILITGASSGLGAGMAREFAAKGRDLALCARRAERLDELKAELLERHPGITVAVAALDVNDHDQVPKVFGELSDELGGIDCVIVNAGIGKGYPLGGGKLWANKATIETNLVAALVQIETALEMFKAAGKGHLVLVSSVLGNVGVPGVKAAYAASKAGVTSLGESLRAEYPSGPIKITVLEPGYIESEMTAKSNSTMLMVDNETGVKAMVDAIEKEKGRAVVPGWPWWPLVELMKLLPPKYTKRFA; translated from the coding sequence ATGACTCGGCAGAAGATCTTGATCACCGGTGCCAGCTCGGGACTGGGCGCCGGAATGGCCCGCGAGTTCGCCGCGAAAGGCCGTGACCTGGCGCTGTGCGCGCGCCGCGCCGAACGTCTCGACGAACTGAAGGCAGAGCTGCTCGAACGCCATCCCGGCATCACAGTGGCCGTGGCCGCTCTCGATGTCAACGACCACGACCAGGTGCCCAAGGTCTTCGGCGAACTCAGCGACGAGCTCGGCGGCATCGACTGCGTGATCGTCAACGCCGGCATCGGCAAGGGCTATCCGCTCGGCGGCGGGAAACTGTGGGCCAACAAGGCCACGATCGAGACGAATCTCGTTGCCGCACTTGTTCAGATCGAAACCGCCCTGGAGATGTTCAAAGCAGCCGGGAAGGGCCATCTGGTGCTCGTGTCCTCGGTGCTCGGCAATGTCGGCGTGCCCGGCGTCAAGGCCGCCTACGCGGCCAGCAAGGCCGGGGTCACATCGCTGGGCGAATCCCTGCGCGCGGAGTACCCGTCCGGGCCGATCAAGATCACCGTGCTCGAGCCGGGCTACATCGAATCGGAGATGACGGCGAAGTCGAACTCCACGATGCTCATGGTGGACAACGAGACCGGTGTGAAAGCCATGGTCGACGCCATCGAGAAGGAGAAGGGCCGCGCCGTTGTGCCTGGTTGGCCGTGGTGGCCGCTGGTCGAGCTCATGAAACTGCTGCCGCCCAAGTACACCAAGCGCTTCGCCTGA
- a CDS encoding Fpg/Nei family DNA glycosylase has product MPELPEIEALADHLRRHAVGLTVGRVDVAALSVLKTFDPPVSALHGLTVTGAERWGKYLGMRAGDLHLITHLSRAGWLRWSDKLAAAPLRPGKGPIALRVHLGTPGEAAGFDLTEAGTQKRLAVWLVADPMSVPQIASLGPDALSLSLDGLAEVLGTQSGRIKTVITDQKVIAGIGNAYSDEILHVAKLSPFATANKLTEAQLADLHDAMISVLTDAVTRSVGQQAAMLKGEKRSGLRVHARTGMPCPVCGDTVRQVSFADKSFQYCPTCQTGGKVLADRRMSRLLK; this is encoded by the coding sequence ATGCCGGAACTGCCCGAGATCGAAGCGCTCGCCGATCACCTGCGCCGTCACGCGGTCGGACTCACCGTCGGTCGTGTCGATGTGGCGGCGCTGTCGGTGCTCAAGACGTTCGACCCACCGGTCTCGGCGTTGCACGGCCTGACGGTCACCGGTGCCGAGCGGTGGGGCAAATACCTGGGGATGCGAGCGGGGGATCTGCATCTGATCACACACCTGTCGCGGGCCGGTTGGCTGCGGTGGTCGGACAAACTCGCCGCGGCGCCCCTGCGGCCGGGCAAGGGCCCGATCGCCTTGCGGGTGCATCTGGGCACTCCGGGAGAGGCGGCGGGATTCGACCTGACCGAGGCCGGCACGCAGAAGCGGCTGGCGGTGTGGCTCGTAGCCGACCCGATGTCCGTCCCGCAGATCGCCTCGCTCGGCCCCGACGCGTTGTCGCTGAGTCTCGACGGCCTGGCCGAGGTGTTAGGGACCCAGTCGGGCCGGATCAAGACCGTCATCACCGATCAGAAGGTGATCGCCGGCATCGGCAACGCCTACAGCGACGAGATCCTGCACGTCGCCAAGCTGAGCCCGTTCGCCACCGCGAACAAGCTGACCGAGGCGCAACTCGCTGACCTGCACGACGCGATGATCAGCGTGCTGACCGATGCGGTGACGCGCTCGGTGGGGCAGCAGGCCGCGATGCTCAAGGGCGAGAAGCGCTCGGGATTGCGGGTGCACGCGCGCACCGGGATGCCCTGCCCCGTGTGCGGCGACACCGTCCGTCAGGTGTCGTTCGCCGACAAGTCGTTCCAGTACTGCCCGACCTGTCAGACCGGCGGCAAGGTGCTCGCCGACCGGCGAATGTCCCGACTCCTCAAATGA
- a CDS encoding phage holin family protein has protein sequence MTSFLLRAALTGFALWVVTLIVPGIGFVGGDTTAARVGIIFVVAVIFGLVNAIIRPIVAIISIPLYILTLGLFHIVVNALMLWITSRITEHTTHWGLVIDHFWWTAIWAAIVLSVVSWLLSLVVRAD, from the coding sequence ATGACTTCGTTCCTGTTGCGTGCTGCGCTGACCGGGTTCGCGCTGTGGGTGGTGACGCTGATCGTGCCGGGCATCGGCTTCGTCGGCGGTGACACGACGGCGGCGCGGGTCGGCATCATCTTCGTCGTCGCGGTGATCTTCGGGCTGGTCAACGCGATCATCAGGCCCATCGTGGCGATCATCTCGATCCCGCTCTACATCCTCACGCTGGGGCTGTTCCACATCGTCGTCAATGCGTTGATGCTGTGGATCACGTCGCGGATCACCGAACACACGACCCACTGGGGGCTGGTCATCGACCACTTCTGGTGGACCGCGATCTGGGCGGCCATCGTGTTGTCGGTCGTGAGCTGGTTGCTCTCGCTGGTGGTCAGGGCAGACTGA
- a CDS encoding AurF N-oxygenase family protein, with protein MTAPTRGEFAERLLKGSVKKSYAPVVDIDWDAPLDPDKFFLPPKIVSLYGTPLWDTMSRAQQIELSRQELVNTLSAGIWFENILNQSLLRKMMHQDPTARATHYELTELGDETRHMVMFGKAITRVGAKPVRPRRYQRVIINALPFVFQGSALWVAALIGEEIFDSLQRQMMDDPELQPIVQRLMRIHVTEEARHIQFARDGLRKRAPAMRRGPKLLLANINGLGGVFFQHLFTHPVQYQRAGLDPREARRVARASAHRHEVQILGFAPLASFLQKVGLLGPIARRQWKRSHFL; from the coding sequence ATGACGGCTCCCACGCGCGGGGAGTTCGCCGAACGCCTGCTGAAGGGCTCGGTGAAGAAGTCGTATGCACCCGTGGTCGACATCGACTGGGACGCGCCGCTGGACCCCGACAAATTCTTCCTGCCGCCCAAGATCGTGTCGCTGTACGGCACGCCGTTGTGGGACACCATGTCTCGCGCGCAGCAGATCGAGCTGTCGCGACAGGAACTGGTCAACACGCTGTCGGCGGGCATCTGGTTCGAGAACATCCTCAATCAGTCTCTGCTGCGCAAGATGATGCATCAGGACCCGACCGCGCGCGCCACGCACTACGAGTTGACCGAGCTCGGCGACGAAACCCGGCACATGGTGATGTTCGGCAAGGCGATCACCCGGGTGGGCGCAAAACCGGTGCGGCCCAGACGGTACCAACGCGTCATCATCAACGCGCTGCCGTTCGTGTTCCAGGGTTCGGCGCTGTGGGTGGCGGCACTCATCGGCGAGGAGATCTTCGACTCGCTGCAGCGCCAGATGATGGACGACCCTGAACTGCAGCCGATCGTGCAGCGGTTGATGCGCATCCACGTCACCGAGGAGGCGCGCCACATCCAGTTCGCGCGCGACGGGTTGCGCAAACGCGCACCGGCCATGCGGCGCGGACCGAAACTGTTGCTGGCCAACATCAACGGGCTGGGCGGCGTGTTCTTCCAGCACCTGTTCACCCACCCCGTGCAGTACCAGCGCGCCGGACTGGACCCGCGCGAGGCGCGCCGCGTCGCCCGGGCCAGCGCACACCGGCACGAGGTGCAGATCCTCGGCTTCGCCCCGTTGGCGTCGTTTCTGCAGAAGGTGGGCCTGCTCGGACCGATAGCCCGGCGGCAGTGGAAGCGCAGCCACTTCCTGTGA
- a CDS encoding DUF4873 domain-containing protein, producing MTDIETVAQIDAPVDAEFDEATHTWSIGDRRARVLIARDGALPATFRATERLEPYLGVAVHGLPNYFVITGPDVSAQKAYIAKCLAHLNRTDSTRIEVRATTQRLYHQRFRGRMHRSGRYWRRVGRRIGSAFDTQAVGPDENAAHDGPATVRIAGRRHRARVRLTGQVDPIDGHYHWQGTLFGIDTEVRLPQPVTIEIDDRSAEGRMIERTPQSTYTVVGTGTPPFALPETQIVVRPVSPHSPTSD from the coding sequence GTGACCGATATCGAGACGGTGGCCCAGATCGACGCCCCCGTCGACGCCGAGTTCGACGAGGCGACACACACCTGGTCCATCGGCGACCGCCGCGCCCGGGTGCTGATCGCGCGCGACGGTGCACTGCCCGCGACCTTCCGCGCCACCGAGCGCCTCGAGCCGTACCTCGGCGTCGCCGTCCACGGCCTGCCCAACTACTTCGTCATCACCGGGCCCGACGTCTCCGCCCAGAAGGCCTACATCGCCAAGTGCCTGGCCCATCTGAACCGCACCGACAGCACCCGCATCGAGGTCCGCGCCACCACACAGCGCCTGTACCACCAACGGTTCCGCGGTCGGATGCACCGCAGTGGTCGCTACTGGCGCCGGGTCGGCAGACGTATCGGGTCGGCCTTCGACACCCAGGCCGTCGGCCCCGACGAGAACGCCGCCCACGACGGCCCCGCCACCGTGCGTATCGCGGGCCGCCGTCACCGGGCGCGCGTTCGTCTGACCGGCCAGGTCGACCCGATCGACGGCCACTACCATTGGCAGGGAACGCTTTTCGGCATCGACACCGAGGTGCGACTGCCTCAGCCCGTGACGATCGAGATCGACGACCGGTCAGCCGAAGGGCGCATGATCGAACGCACGCCGCAATCGACCTACACCGTCGTCGGAACCGGCACACCCCCGTTCGCGCTGCCCGAGACGCAGATTGTCGTCCGCCCGGTGTCACCGCATTCTCCGACGTCGGATTAG
- a CDS encoding TIGR03619 family F420-dependent LLM class oxidoreductase has product MRFTFAEAMTDPTFYIPLAKAAEAAGYHAMTIPDSVAYPFESDSTYPYTPDGSREFLDGKAFIESFVLTAALCAVTTTLRFNHFVLKLPIRPPALVAKQAGSLAALFDNRLGLGVGTSPWPEDYELMNVPFARRGKRMDECIDIIRGLTSGDYFEYHGEFYDIPKTKMTPAPSKPVPILIGGHADAALRRAARNDGWMHGGGDPEELDALIKKLDTFRAEQGRSGDPFEIHVISVDAYTPDGIKRLEDKGVTDVIVGFRVPYIIGQDTEPLDAKIRNLEKFAEHVIAKV; this is encoded by the coding sequence GTGCGATTCACCTTTGCCGAAGCGATGACCGATCCGACGTTCTACATCCCGCTGGCCAAGGCCGCGGAGGCCGCGGGCTATCACGCGATGACGATCCCGGACAGCGTCGCCTACCCGTTCGAATCGGATTCGACGTACCCGTACACACCCGACGGGAGCCGTGAATTCCTCGACGGCAAGGCGTTCATCGAGTCGTTCGTGCTGACCGCGGCGCTGTGCGCGGTGACCACGACGCTGCGGTTCAACCATTTCGTGCTCAAGCTGCCGATCCGGCCGCCGGCGCTGGTCGCCAAGCAGGCGGGCTCGCTGGCCGCGCTGTTCGACAACCGGCTGGGCCTCGGCGTGGGCACCAGCCCCTGGCCGGAGGACTACGAGTTGATGAACGTGCCATTCGCCCGGCGCGGCAAGCGGATGGACGAGTGCATCGACATCATCAGAGGCCTCACCTCAGGCGACTACTTCGAGTACCACGGCGAGTTCTACGACATCCCGAAGACGAAGATGACCCCTGCGCCGTCGAAGCCGGTGCCGATCCTCATCGGCGGGCACGCCGACGCCGCACTGCGACGCGCGGCACGCAACGACGGCTGGATGCACGGCGGCGGCGATCCGGAGGAACTCGACGCTTTGATCAAGAAACTCGACACGTTCCGTGCGGAGCAGGGCCGCAGCGGCGACCCGTTCGAGATCCACGTCATCTCCGTCGACGCGTACACCCCCGACGGCATCAAGCGCCTGGAGGACAAGGGCGTCACCGATGTGATCGTGGGTTTCCGCGTCCCCTACATCATCGGTCAGGACACCGAGCCGCTCGACGCGAAGATCCGCAACCTGGAGAAGTTCGCCGAGCACGTCATCGCGAAGGTGTGA
- a CDS encoding nucleotide disphospho-sugar-binding domain-containing protein produces MAHYLLAVSPLPGHLMPMLTIGLGLQSLGHRITVLTGAQLCDTVAASGLDPVALPVDVRIEPPAAAPAPLRRLPTPVRRFWLGRAELRAVYAEPLGEQADALRAILRTQPVDAILADVTFTGALPLLLDDSARPPVLCCGVSPLTLTSADTPPFGLAWQPRPGRDYRRMNAVAHRVIMRGSQRAFDRALRRAGAGRSPVFISDWPRLADGLLQLTVRDFEYPRGDLPPTVEYVGPVLPTAPSTFEPPHWWDDVCATAGVVLVTQGTHDNVDLDQLINPTLEALGDRRDLLVVATTGRRAGQRLPRRLADNARVADWVPYSALMPYVDVMITNGGYGGVQFALSHGVPLIVAGETSDKAEVAARVAYSGVGVDLATATPSPATIRAAVADVREDGAYRGAAQRFRSEIEDATPIDSIANALKRCCGT; encoded by the coding sequence TTGGCGCATTATCTGCTCGCCGTGAGCCCGTTGCCCGGTCATCTGATGCCGATGCTGACGATCGGGCTCGGCCTGCAGTCGCTCGGCCACCGGATCACGGTGCTCACCGGCGCGCAGCTCTGCGACACCGTCGCGGCGTCGGGGCTCGATCCCGTCGCTCTGCCTGTCGACGTCCGGATCGAGCCGCCTGCCGCGGCGCCGGCCCCTCTGCGCAGGCTGCCGACCCCCGTGCGGCGCTTCTGGCTGGGCCGCGCCGAGCTCAGAGCGGTGTATGCCGAGCCGCTGGGTGAGCAGGCAGACGCCCTGCGGGCGATCCTGCGCACCCAACCGGTCGACGCGATCCTGGCCGACGTGACGTTCACCGGCGCCTTGCCGCTACTGCTCGACGACTCGGCCCGCCCGCCGGTTCTGTGCTGCGGCGTGAGCCCCTTGACGTTGACGAGCGCTGACACGCCGCCGTTCGGGCTGGCCTGGCAGCCGCGGCCCGGCAGGGATTACCGCAGGATGAACGCCGTCGCACACCGGGTCATCATGCGCGGCAGCCAGCGCGCGTTCGATCGGGCTCTGCGCCGTGCGGGTGCGGGCCGCTCGCCGGTGTTCATCAGCGACTGGCCGCGTCTCGCGGACGGTCTGCTGCAGCTGACGGTGCGCGACTTCGAATACCCGCGCGGCGACCTGCCGCCGACCGTGGAGTACGTGGGGCCGGTGCTGCCGACCGCGCCGTCGACCTTCGAACCCCCGCACTGGTGGGATGACGTCTGTGCGACGGCCGGCGTCGTCCTCGTCACGCAGGGCACCCACGACAACGTCGACCTCGATCAACTGATCAACCCGACGCTGGAAGCGCTCGGCGACCGCCGTGACCTCCTCGTCGTGGCCACCACCGGACGACGGGCGGGGCAGCGCCTGCCCCGCCGCCTGGCCGACAACGCGCGGGTGGCCGACTGGGTGCCCTACTCGGCACTGATGCCCTATGTCGACGTGATGATCACCAACGGCGGGTACGGCGGGGTGCAGTTCGCTCTCAGCCATGGCGTGCCGCTCATCGTCGCGGGCGAGACCTCCGACAAGGCCGAGGTAGCGGCCAGGGTGGCCTACAGCGGCGTGGGCGTCGACCTCGCCACCGCGACCCCGTCGCCGGCAACGATCCGTGCCGCCGTCGCAGATGTCCGCGAGGACGGCGCCTACCGCGGTGCGGCCCAGCGGTTCCGCAGCGAGATCGAGGACGCGACACCGATCGACAGCATCGCCAACGCGCTCAAGAGATGCTGCGGAACCTGA
- a CDS encoding class I SAM-dependent methyltransferase, whose protein sequence is MTTGSGPATSGDAYDVPDAFDAGADSYDSLVGANPGYHKHLRLSAERMRLPDGGRGLRLLDIGCGTGASTAALLHAAPHAEIVAADGSAGMLAQARAKRWPSSVTFVHSRVETLADAGVTGPFDGILAAYLIRNVDEPDAVLQSLRASLRPGGVLAAHEYSVRDSRAATAIWKLVSSTVIIPAGRLRTGDAALYRYLQRSVLEFDGVSGFRNRLRRNGFTDVSSMSMPGWQRNVVHTFTGRAPR, encoded by the coding sequence ATGACGACCGGTTCCGGACCTGCGACCAGCGGCGACGCCTACGACGTTCCCGACGCGTTCGACGCCGGGGCCGACTCCTACGACAGCCTGGTCGGCGCAAACCCGGGCTACCACAAGCACCTGAGGTTGTCCGCCGAGCGGATGCGACTGCCCGACGGCGGCCGCGGCCTGCGGCTGCTGGACATCGGGTGCGGCACCGGGGCGTCCACCGCGGCGCTGCTGCACGCCGCACCACACGCCGAGATCGTCGCAGCGGACGGCTCGGCGGGCATGCTGGCCCAGGCCAGGGCCAAGCGCTGGCCGTCGTCGGTGACGTTCGTGCACAGCCGCGTCGAGACACTGGCCGACGCCGGAGTGACGGGCCCGTTCGACGGCATACTGGCGGCCTATCTGATCCGCAACGTCGACGAGCCCGACGCCGTGCTGCAGTCGCTGCGCGCGTCGTTGCGCCCCGGCGGCGTCCTCGCCGCGCACGAGTACTCGGTGCGCGATTCCCGGGCGGCCACCGCGATCTGGAAGCTGGTGAGTTCGACGGTGATCATCCCGGCGGGCCGGCTGCGCACCGGCGATGCCGCCCTGTACCGCTACCTGCAGCGCAGCGTGCTCGAGTTCGACGGAGTGTCGGGGTTCCGGAATCGCCTGCGGCGCAACGGGTTCACCGATGTCAGCAGCATGTCGATGCCCGGCTGGCAGCGCAATGTCGTGCACACGTTCACCGGACGCGCTCCGCGCTGA
- a CDS encoding ROK family transcriptional regulator, with amino-acid sequence MSLFRSSSAAAAGDLYALIRQKRHITRAEIGQLTGMSRTAISARVRELTVRGLVVERDQAASTGGRPATLLSFNADAGIVLTAAIGGSRARLAVCDLAGDVRAAADIDQEPGFGPEDLMPDVVKRLDMLLDESGHRDAHIFGVGVSLPGTVDARQGWSIDSPVLTGWDRVPLMPYFSELTDAPVVLGNDANAFALAEWRAGAGRGFDDVIVIKASTGLGAGIVAGGALQRGAMGAAGEFGHDKTPAANERPCRCGDVGCLETVAGGWSLVRVLGQEGRSVRHLRDVVELAHSGDALARRLIRDSGRHVGEVLAGAVNLLNPAALVVAGDVAGAYDIFVAGLRETLYRNATALATRTLQIVPSQLGERAGVVGTAMMVLDEVLAPQVIDAPAGPSSP; translated from the coding sequence ATGTCGTTGTTCAGGTCGTCCTCCGCGGCTGCTGCGGGTGATCTGTACGCGCTGATCAGGCAGAAGCGCCACATCACGCGTGCCGAGATCGGCCAGCTCACCGGGATGTCGCGCACCGCCATCTCGGCGCGGGTGAGGGAACTCACCGTTCGCGGCCTGGTCGTCGAGCGGGATCAAGCGGCCTCGACGGGAGGGCGTCCTGCCACGCTGCTCTCCTTCAACGCCGACGCGGGGATTGTGCTGACCGCCGCCATCGGCGGCAGCCGTGCCCGCCTGGCCGTCTGTGACCTTGCCGGTGACGTGCGCGCGGCTGCCGACATCGATCAGGAGCCCGGCTTCGGTCCTGAGGACCTGATGCCCGATGTCGTGAAGCGCCTCGACATGTTGCTCGACGAGTCCGGCCACCGGGACGCGCACATCTTCGGGGTCGGGGTCAGCCTCCCGGGCACCGTGGACGCTCGGCAGGGCTGGAGCATCGATTCCCCGGTGCTGACCGGCTGGGACCGCGTGCCGTTGATGCCCTACTTCTCCGAACTCACCGATGCGCCCGTGGTGCTGGGCAACGACGCCAACGCGTTCGCGCTCGCCGAATGGCGCGCCGGCGCCGGCCGCGGGTTCGACGACGTCATCGTGATCAAGGCGTCCACGGGTCTGGGGGCGGGCATCGTCGCGGGCGGCGCGCTGCAGCGCGGCGCGATGGGCGCGGCGGGGGAGTTCGGTCACGACAAGACACCGGCCGCGAACGAGCGGCCGTGCCGCTGCGGTGACGTCGGCTGCCTGGAGACCGTCGCCGGGGGCTGGTCCCTGGTGCGGGTCCTGGGTCAGGAGGGCAGGTCGGTACGGCACCTGCGCGACGTGGTCGAGCTGGCTCACAGCGGAGATGCATTGGCGCGCAGACTGATCCGCGACAGTGGTCGACACGTCGGTGAGGTGCTCGCCGGTGCGGTGAATCTGTTGAATCCGGCCGCGCTGGTGGTCGCGGGTGACGTGGCCGGTGCCTATGACATTTTCGTGGCCGGGCTGCGGGAGACCCTGTATCGCAACGCGACCGCGCTGGCGACCAGGACACTGCAGATCGTCCCGTCGCAACTCGGTGAGAGAGCCGGCGTCGTCGGCACAGCCATGATGGTGCTCGACGAGGTGCTGGCGCCGCAGGTGATCGACGCACCGGCCGGTCCGTCGTCGCCGTGA
- a CDS encoding ketohydroxyglutarate aldolase translates to MKEPRSLLDVAPVLPTVSVRDTGAATAVQVARAIARTGLTLIQVSLDAPAALDAIERIATEAPEVIVGAAEVNHVDQPALARAAGAEFLTATAPGGELRAALRDTELPHLPGVTSTQDAMELLDDGYCDMYLHPAAAAGGLRHLKALAAFVPAARFCAAGGIGAADLSGYLAAPNVGCVSADWLAPSDAVARRDWERIRRLADVALTLSKPTVTAVRAL, encoded by the coding sequence GTGAAAGAGCCCAGATCACTGCTGGACGTCGCCCCGGTGCTGCCGACCGTCAGCGTGCGTGACACCGGCGCCGCCACTGCTGTGCAGGTGGCCCGTGCGATCGCCCGGACCGGACTGACCCTCATCCAGGTTTCCTTGGACGCCCCGGCTGCACTGGACGCAATCGAGCGGATCGCCACCGAAGCGCCCGAGGTCATCGTCGGCGCCGCCGAGGTGAACCACGTCGACCAGCCTGCGCTGGCCCGTGCGGCAGGCGCCGAGTTCCTGACCGCCACCGCACCGGGAGGTGAGCTACGAGCAGCTCTACGCGACACCGAGCTGCCGCACCTCCCCGGCGTCACCAGCACCCAGGACGCGATGGAGCTGCTCGACGACGGCTACTGCGACATGTACCTGCATCCCGCCGCGGCCGCGGGCGGTCTGCGGCACCTCAAGGCCCTGGCGGCGTTCGTCCCCGCCGCACGGTTCTGCGCGGCGGGCGGCATCGGCGCCGCGGACCTCTCGGGGTACCTCGCCGCCCCCAATGTCGGATGCGTGAGCGCCGACTGGCTCGCACCGTCCGACGCCGTCGCGCGCCGCGACTGGGAACGCATCCGCCGCCTCGCCGACGTCGCCCTCACACTCAGCAAACCGACGGTCACCGCGGTGCGTGCGCTGTGA
- a CDS encoding MFS transporter, translating to MTATVDRPSGTASVVAPDPVVRWLAVVALALGGFGIGTTEFVSMGLLPDIAGTLGISEPTAGHVISAYALGVVVGAPLIAALTARMARRTLLLALMTVFTLGNLASMLAPSYGTLIIARFLAGLPHGAFFGVAALVAAHLMGPQNRAKAVAHVLTGLTVATVLGVPVASWLGQALGWRAAFGLVVAVGVITVTALYFWLPDRLRTMPVTSPLTELGALRRVQVWLALLVGMIGFGGMFAVYTYIATTMTDVTGLPRALVPLALMVFGAGMFVGNLVGGRLADRSVIRALYLSIGTLSLMLAVFVLASHNPWTALVVLFGIGAAGSSVGPALQTRLMDVAHDAQTLAAALNHSALNIGNATGAWVGGLVISAGLGYTAPAAAGAGLALAGLAVLTVSVLLQRRRG from the coding sequence GTGACCGCCACTGTCGACCGGCCCTCGGGTACCGCCTCGGTCGTCGCTCCCGACCCGGTCGTGCGCTGGCTTGCGGTCGTGGCGCTGGCCCTGGGCGGCTTCGGGATCGGCACAACGGAATTCGTCTCGATGGGGCTGCTGCCCGACATCGCCGGCACCCTCGGCATCTCCGAACCCACCGCCGGACACGTCATTTCCGCGTATGCGCTGGGGGTGGTGGTCGGCGCACCGCTGATCGCCGCACTCACGGCGCGGATGGCGCGACGCACGCTGCTGCTCGCCCTGATGACAGTGTTCACGCTGGGAAATCTCGCGAGCATGCTGGCTCCGTCGTACGGGACGTTGATCATCGCGCGGTTCCTCGCAGGTCTGCCGCACGGTGCATTCTTCGGGGTCGCGGCACTGGTGGCCGCTCACCTGATGGGGCCGCAGAACCGGGCCAAGGCGGTGGCCCACGTCCTGACCGGCCTCACGGTCGCGACCGTGCTCGGTGTACCCGTGGCGTCCTGGCTGGGTCAGGCCCTCGGCTGGCGCGCCGCCTTCGGCCTCGTCGTCGCCGTCGGGGTGATCACCGTGACGGCTCTGTACTTCTGGCTTCCGGACCGGCTGCGAACCATGCCGGTCACCAGCCCGCTGACCGAATTGGGCGCGCTGCGGCGGGTGCAGGTTTGGCTGGCGCTGCTGGTGGGCATGATCGGGTTCGGCGGGATGTTCGCGGTGTACACCTACATCGCGACCACGATGACAGATGTGACCGGCCTGCCCCGGGCCCTGGTCCCGTTGGCGCTCATGGTGTTCGGAGCGGGCATGTTCGTCGGCAACCTGGTCGGTGGCCGGCTGGCCGACCGGTCGGTCATCCGGGCTCTCTACCTGTCGATCGGGACGTTGAGTCTCATGCTCGCGGTCTTCGTTCTCGCGTCACACAACCCCTGGACGGCGCTGGTCGTGCTGTTCGGGATCGGCGCGGCAGGGTCGTCGGTGGGGCCCGCGCTGCAGACTCGGCTGATGGACGTGGCCCACGACGCGCAGACACTGGCTGCGGCGCTGAACCATTCCGCGCTCAACATCGGCAATGCGACCGGCGCATGGGTCGGCGGACTGGTGATCTCCGCCGGCTTGGGCTACACCGCTCCGGCGGCCGCCGGTGCCGGTCTGGCGCTGGCCGGGCTGGCCGTTTTGACAGTGTCGGTGCTGCTGCAGAGACGACGCGGTTAA
- a CDS encoding VOC family protein, with protein MTVSIDALEVADPPDAWDRAGFTVDSDAVCRVGGVRIHLIGGVSGTGIVGWSLRGVPPHEPLDDLDGIPTTRSDAGPAATATHTNGVTSIDHVVLLSPDLNRTVESLRALGVHRRRERDGELGGHPIRQIFFRLGEVILEVVGSPGTPGDGPSSLWGITYTVADIDATAAFLGDRTAPVKDAVQPGRRITTLRHHDFGMSVRTALISPPILSA; from the coding sequence ATGACCGTCAGCATCGACGCGCTCGAGGTCGCCGATCCGCCGGACGCCTGGGACCGGGCCGGCTTCACCGTCGACTCCGATGCCGTGTGCCGCGTCGGCGGTGTCCGCATCCACCTCATCGGGGGTGTTTCCGGGACCGGCATCGTCGGCTGGTCGTTGCGTGGCGTGCCGCCGCACGAGCCGCTCGATGACCTCGACGGCATCCCGACCACACGATCGGACGCCGGCCCGGCGGCGACGGCGACACACACCAACGGCGTCACCTCCATCGACCACGTCGTGCTGCTGTCCCCCGACCTGAATCGGACGGTCGAGTCCCTGCGTGCTCTCGGAGTTCACCGGCGCCGCGAACGGGACGGCGAACTGGGTGGACATCCCATCCGCCAGATCTTCTTCCGGCTCGGCGAGGTGATCCTCGAAGTCGTCGGTTCACCGGGCACCCCCGGCGACGGACCGTCGAGTCTCTGGGGCATCACGTACACCGTCGCGGACATCGACGCGACCGCCGCATTCCTCGGTGATCGCACGGCGCCGGTCAAGGACGCGGTACAACCGGGGCGCCGGATCACCACTCTGCGCCATCACGACTTCGGGATGTCGGTCCGGACGGCGCTGATTTCACCGCCTATCCTCAGCGCATGA